The genomic interval TGATTCGCAATCATCCGAAGCTTAGCTGCCAATGCATCATCATTGGTAAACATTGCACCACCATCACCATAGCCACCTAAGTTTTTCGAAGGAAAAAAAGAAGTGCATCCGATTTCTCCCATCACACCCGTCTTCTTTTTGCTTCCGTCAGAAAAAATATAATGACCACCTATTCCTTGTGCATTGTCTTCAATCACCGGAATGGAATATTTTTTGGCCAAAGCAAGCAATGGTTCCATATCAACAGCCTGCCCGTACAAATGAACCGGCACAATCGCTTTTGTTTTGGGGGAAATTGCTTTCGCCACTTCATTGGCCTCCATCGTAAATGTCCGCGGATTCACATCCACAAAAACCG from Chitinophagaceae bacterium carries:
- a CDS encoding aminotransferase class I/II-fold pyridoxal phosphate-dependent enzyme yields the protein MRKIEMVDLKAQYQQIKPAIDSAIQDVVTSAAFINGKPVQDFARELESYLGVKHVIPCANGTDALQIAMMALDLQPGDEVICPSFTYYATVEVVALLKLTPVFVDVNPRTFTMEANEVAKAISPKTKAIVPVHLYGQAVDMEPLLALAKKYSIPVIEDNAQGIGGHYIFSDGSKKKTGVMGEIGCTSFFPSKNLGGYGDGGAMFTNDDALAAKLRMIAN